A stretch of Brassica rapa cultivar Chiifu-401-42 chromosome A08, CAAS_Brap_v3.01, whole genome shotgun sequence DNA encodes these proteins:
- the LOC103834840 gene encoding uncharacterized WD repeat-containing protein C2A9.03: protein MSGHHGEEAEDEHMEDDDTLGADFENLMCSADTIASHAPNRKDIQGISWDKLSLTREEYRKSRLQSYRNYENIPNSGEASGKDCLDSEKGSSFYMFKKNFRSVTPTILHFQLRELVWATSNHDVYLMCNNSITHWSTLTSSRDEVLDLAGLVTPSEEHPGSLLEGFSKTQVSSLAVKDGMVVAGGFSGELICKHLDRPGVSFCYRLTSEENAITNSVNIHRNSSGALHFMASSNDGGVRNFDMETYQLVQHFHYPWPVNHSSVSPDGKLVTILGDDPDGLLVDSNNGETVGRLYGHLDYSFASAWHPDGMTFATGNQDKTCRVWDVRNLSKSVAVLKGNLGAIRSIKFTSDGQYMAMAEAADFVHIYNTKTGYMKEQEIDFFGEISGISFSPDTESLFIGVYDRSYGSLMEFARERVSGIAL from the exons ATGTCTGGGCACCATGGTGAAGAAGCTGAAGATGAACATATGGAGGATGATGATACTTTGGGAGCAGATTTTGAGAATCTTATGTGTTCTGCTGATACAATTGCTTCTCATGCTCCTAACAGAAAGGACATTCAGGGAATCTCATGGGATAAACTTAGTCTCACCAGAGAAGAATACAGAAAAAGTAGGCTACAATCCTATAGAAACTATGAAAACATACCAAACTCAGGCGAGGCATCTGGGAAG GACTGTCTAGATTCAGAGAAAGGAAGCTCTTTCTATATGTTCAAGAAGAATTTTAGATCTGTAACACCTACTATTCTCCATTTTCAG CTGAGGGAGTTGGTGTGGGCTACATCTAACCATGATGTTTACCTGATGTGCAACAACTCTATTACTCATTGGTCTACTTTAACAAGTAGTAGGGATGAGGTTCTTGATCTTGCTGGTCTAGTAACCCCATCTGAG GAACATCCTGGAAGTTTGTTAGAAGGATTTTCAAAGACACAAGTCAGCAGTCTGGCAGTAAAAGATGGGATGGTTGTTGCTGGTGGGTTTTCTGGTGAACTCATTTGCAAG CATCTTGATAGACCTGGTGTGAGCTTCTGCTACCGCTTAACTAGTGAAGAAAACGCCATAACTAATTCTGTTAATATACACAGGAACTCCAG TGGTGCACTTCATTTCATGGCTTCAAGTAATGACGGTGGAGTCAGAAACTTTGATATGGAAACTTATCAGCTTGTCCAGCACTTCCATTATCCCTGGCCAGTGAAT CATTCTTCGGTTAGTCCTGATGGGAAACTAGTAACAATCCTTGGAGATGACCCAGATGGTTTGTTGGTGGACTCCAACAACGGGGAG ACGGTGGGGAGGTTATATGGTCACTTGGACTATTCATTTGCATCAGCTTGGCATCCTGATGGAATGACCTTTGCCACGGGGAACCAGGACAAGACCTGCCGTGTGTGGGACGTAAGGAATCTGTCTAAATCTGTGGCAGTATTAAAGGGAAACCTCGGAGCCATCCGTTCTATCAAGTTCACTTCCGATGGTCAGTACATGGCCATGGCTGAGGCGGCAGACTTTGTCCACATTTACAACACCAAAACAGGATACATGAAAGAGCAAGAGATTGATTTCTTTGGGGAGATATCAGGAATCTCCTTCAGTCCTGACACTGAGTCTCTCTTCATTGGCGTATATGATAGATCATATGGTAGTCTTATGGAGTTTGCTCGAGAAAGG gTTTCTGGAATTGCATTGTGA
- the LOC103834841 gene encoding gibberellic acid methyltransferase 1, whose protein sequence is MDNSMSLESLLSMQGGDGDVSFDKNSFGAAAAIASSEQMLTSAIHSMELTQGVHIQIANLGIGDGGHTFSMVDTVVEVLRRKLAVINGGTEPEFEVYFSDLRLSNRFFSSFRPLEDRVNDWGKKYYTYGTSLPFYMRLFPKGELHVVVTTSALQWLSLIPRKVMEKGSKTWNKGRAWIQGAEREVVEAYAEQSHKDLVEFLKCRKEEIVVGGMLFMLMAGRPSGLESQVSDDSRLKLIFTTLMDQAWQDLVDEGSIEEDRRDAFNIPLYLRNTEEVTAAIESCGGFKIEKMELLKIADPMNARQQEFIKDPDSYGRAMANLVQAAQIKRKVEAYLGPDLTNTFYERYAVRAANNKEFLTKNSFYSMIAVSAIRVWY, encoded by the exons ATGGATAATTCCATGAGCCTCGAGTCATTGCTCTCCATGCAAGGCGGAGACGGTGACGTCAGCTTCGACAAAAACAGCTTCGGTGCGGCCGCAGCGATAGCCTCGAGCGAACAAATGCTGACGTCAGCCATCCACTCCATGGAGCTCACCCAAGGAGTTCACATACAGATTGCCAATTTAGGCATCGGAGACGGAGGCCACACGTTTTCCATGGTGGACACGGTAGTTGAGGTGTTACGGCGGAAGCTGGCCGTGATTAACGGCGGAACCGAGCCAGAGTTTGAAGTCTACTTCTCCGACCTGCGCCTTTCGAATAGATTCTTCTCGTCGTTTCGACCGTTGGAAGACAGAGTTAACGACTGGGGGAAGAAGTACTACACCTATGGCACTTCCCTCCCGTTCTATATGAGGCTGTTTCCAAAAGGAGAGCTCCATGTTGTTGTGACCACGAGTGCCTTACAATGGCTCTCTCTG ATACCGAGAAAGGTGATGGAGAAAGGATCGAAAACATGGAATAAGGGAAGGGCGTGGATTCAAGGAGCAGAGCGAGAAGTTGTGGAGGCATACGCGGAGCAGTCACACAAAGACTTAGTCGAGTTCTTGAAATGTCGGAAAGAAGAAATTGTGGTAGGAGGAATGTTGTTTATGTTAATGGCTGGTCGACCTTCTGGCTTAGAGAGTCAAGTCAGTGATGACTCCCGTCTCAAGCTTATTTTCACAACTTTGATGGATCAAGCATGGCAAGATCTAGTAGATGAG GGTTCAATAGAAGAGGATAGACGGGATGCTTTCAACATTCCGTTGTACCTTAGAAACACTGAGGAAGTCACGGCTGCGATAGAAAGTTGTGGTGGTTTCAAGATAGAGAAGATGGAGTTACTGAAAATAGCTGACCCTATGAATGCTAGACAACAAGAGTTTATTAAAGATCCGGATTCTTACGGTCGAGCCATGGCTAATTTGGTGCAAGCTGCTCAAATAAAGCGAAAGGTTGAGGCCTATCTCGGTCCTGACCTGACCAACACGTTTTACGAACGGTATGCAGTTCGAGCTGCTAACAACAAAGAATTTCTCACGAAGAATTCTTTCTATTCTATGATCGCTGTTTCAGCGATTCGGGTTTGGTATTAA